In Triticum aestivum cultivar Chinese Spring chromosome 5B, IWGSC CS RefSeq v2.1, whole genome shotgun sequence, the following proteins share a genomic window:
- the LOC123116400 gene encoding serine/threonine-protein kinase UCN-like translates to MQPVAGTGLMDIDLGAARAARVLGRGAMGTVFLVAADEAEAEYVLKVFDKRSHAAAPPGRAEDAARRARWEVSVLSRLAHPHLPSLLGRAETPDLLAWAMPYCAGGDLNELRRAQPDRVFSPAAVRFYAAELVSALADLHAAGIAYRDLKPENVLLRADGHVTLTDFDLSRLLPPKSPSASTCTSASSPCSSATPSPTAPKPHGRQYRHLRRIFARSESSVAASSGQEPHNLAWYLNRSDGGVDKLKKAKSARASTSLGRGKNHASFRSAASGGVACERSFSFVGTEEYVAPEVVRGDGHEFSVDWWALGVLVYEMAFGRTPFRGRNRKETFRNVLLREPEFSADVGRRWPDLTDLISRLLDKDPARRLGFSGGADEVRAHPFFAGVAWDLLGEVSRPPYIPPPADDIVACEGFGVVDYFQKLHQPPPQPDGSPESLPEF, encoded by the coding sequence ATGCAGCCCGTGGCCGGCACGGGCCTGATGGACATAGACctcggcgcggcgcgggcggcgcgggtgCTGGGCCGCGGCGCCATGGGCACGGTGTTCCTGGTCGCCGCCGACGAGGCCGAGGCCGAGTACGTGCTCAAGGTCTTCGACAAACGCTCCCACGCGGCGGCGCCGCCCGGGCGCGCGGAGGACGCGGCGCGCCGCGCGCGGTGGGAGGTGTCCGTGCTGTCCCGGCTCGCGCACCCGCACCTGCCGTCGCTGCTGGGCCGCGCCGAGACGCCCGACCTGCTCGCGTGGGCCATGCCCTACTGCGCCGGGGGCGACCTCAACGAGCTCCGCCGCGCGCAGCCCGATCGCGTCTTCTCCCCCGCCGCCGTCAGGTTCTACGCCGCCGAGCTCGTCTCCGCGCTCGCCGACCTCCACGCCGCCGGGATCGCCTACCGCGACCTCAAGCCTGAGAACGTGCTCCTACGCGCCGACGGCCACGTCACCCTCACCGACTTTGACCTCTCCCGGCTGCTCCCGCCCAAGTCCCCTTCCGCCTCCACGTGCACCTCCGCCTCGTCGCCGTGCTCGTCGGCTACGCCGTCGCCCACGGCGCCGAAGCCCCACGGCCGACAGTACCGCCACCTGCGCCGAATCTTCGCGAGAAGCGAGTCCTCGGTGGCCGCGTCGTCCGGACAGGAGCCCCACAACCTGGCATGGTACCTTAACAGAAGCGACGGCGGCGTCGACAAGCTCAAGAAGGCCAAGTCAGCCAGGGCGTCGACGTCGTTGGGCCGCGGCAAGAACCACGCGAGCTTCCGGTCGGCCGCGAGCGGCGGCGTCGCGTGCGAGAGGTCCTTCTCGTTCGTTGGCACGGAGGAGTACGTGGCGCCGGAGGTGGTGAGGGGCGACGGCCACGAGTTCTCCGTCGACTGGTGGGCGCTCGGGGTGCTCGTGTACGAGATGGCGTTCGGGAGGACGCCGTTCCGCGGCCGGAACCGGAAGGAGACGTTCCGGAACGTGCTGCTCCGGGAGCCCGAGTTCTCGGCCGACGTCGGGCGGCGGTGGCCGGACCTCACCGACCTCATCTCGCGCCTGCTGGACAAGGATCCCGCGAGAAGGCTGGGCTTTTCCGGCGGCGCCGACGAGGTCAGGGCGCACCCGTTCTTCGCCGGGGTGGCGTGGGACTTGCTCGGGGAGGTGTCCCGGCCGCCGTACATCCCTCCGCCGGCTGATGACATTGTGGCGTGCGAGGGGTTCGGCGTGGTAGATTACTTCCAGAAGCTTCACCAGCCTCCACCACAGCCGGATGGCTCGCCAGAGTCCTTGCCAGAGTTCTGA